agtcacagtacttagcaaaactttgcgatcaggtgggcaatttcttacgcgtaaataaaatgctatgcatgtgttatgctttaaaatgaaaattggatcttcaagtgtggtatgctttattatgctttacgctaaatgatttacgcttgattacgcttatttacgcttgaatgctttacgctgataagtttatgcctgtgattgatgattgcgtctgttgggggaggcctccctcaacagtacgatgccgtgtccgctgaggagggccttcctcacggcgcgatgcccgtgtccgctgagagaggtctctctcgcggcgcgatgccagtatgccagtatgccagtgttacagcgtctattgggggaggccttcctcaatagtacgatgccgtgaccgctgagggaggctccccctcacggcgcgatgcccgtattcgttggggaaggccttctccacgacacgatgtttgttaatgaagattgatgatgaagaatgcccttatgctatttaagaatttggaaatgtttaataagcaaaggatatgaaagaaactcatgcctcttatgcgatattgtgaaattgttaatgatgttatgttatatgcttggcaactgcccactaagtactcttgtacttagcccttcgatgtttatgtttgtgcaggttgagctgtgatgggcgatgaagtgttgttgctgagtggagtttttgtcgaacttaaagtaggctcagaaaggatacatgtcttcatacatgtatctcagttatgcattccgctgtaaacactgattatttcagttacgccttccgttgcaaactctaatAATGTTTTAGcgaagcccctaacgatgcctttttccttttaaggaatataacgcgtatacaagttctttgagtattcttttatgcgcccctttctaaacccgcttcgtaatttcccttccccagtcatggttttcccggattaattatccttaattaaggccggtcgtgacactcTGCCATCACTCTTTCTTTGTTCCAACTTCCTTGATTGAAGATACAATTGTTTCGAATCTTCCAGATGTTCCAAATCACACACAACCAAACTCCAAGGAAAAAGTCCACATCCTTCTTGCTCCCCAAATTCACGAAAACATTGAAATGTGCTTTGGATTTAAAATGAAAGAGTGCTTGTTTACCTGTCCAACGTAAGATTTCTTTCCAGATTTCGTCAGTTTTATGGCAAAGGAAGAAGAGGTGCTCAATGGTTTCTTCTTTCAACTGGCAAAGGGGACATAAATCAACCGCCGAGTATGTCACCACTTGTCTCCTCCGAAGGTTGTCCATCGTTGCGATTCTGCCTTTAAGAACCTTCCAAGCTGTGGCGATGACCTTGGCTGGAACTTGAGCTTTCCAGATCATAGCCAACTCCTTTTGGATTCCGCAAACATTCGACCATCTCCTGTTTTTGAATAATGTCTCATAGGCTGTCTTGACGGAGAAGACGCCGCTACCTGCTGCCTTCCATCTCCAATCGTCCATTGTACCTGCATTCAGCTGAATCTTGCAAACACAAGACCTAAAAGCACGAAGTTGCTCCAGATCTCTTTCCCTCAAAGTCCTTTCCCATTCGAATTTCCACTCCCAAGTTCCTTCAAGCCATTCCCCCATGCTACTAACTACACCCTCTTTGTTGGAGTTGAGATGATATAATCTCGGGAACAAATCAGCCAGAGATTTCTCCCCCGCCCAAATGTGCGTCCAAAACCTCACCGAGTTCCCATCTCCAATCACTCGCTCAAGATTATCTCTCACCCCTTTTCCCACCTCACCCCTACTCAGTCCCACCACTTTCCTCCACCAAGCCGACTTAATCAATTTATTTCCCTCAGCCCTAAAACCCTCTCCATCCCTCTCCAAGTCCCCATGGCAAGATTTAAACACCTTCACCCACAACAAATTTTTCTCTGTCAAAAAACGCCAGATCCATTTGGCCATAAGAGCCGAGTTAAAACACCCCACATCTTTAAAATTGAGCCCCCCAAACTCCAGACCAACACAAAGCTCTTCCCATTTAGCCCAATGAATCTTCCTCTCTCCTAGAGATTCAAAATCTGTTGAACATAGCAAAAAGGAATATTTaaaattagttgtgaatttcaGTATGATCTGATCTAGTAGGACTGTGAATTATTTGGTTATGTTTTTTGAGGATTATAAGATGATTTTCAATActtgagaaataaaaaatataaaaaaatgattaatattcttgaattcacaatcagatctatgaattcacaacttaatgttattgaattcacaaccacatctatgaattcacaactaaatattcttaaattcacaaccagatctatgaattcacaactgaatcgttagtgttggttgtgaattcgagtttaaaagctcgaattcacaactatttgTTTTGGTTGTAAGTTCGAGTTTTAgaactagaattcacaatcagtttgatgaattcacaactgaattgctagtgttagttgtgaattcgacttttaaagcttgaattcacaattagaaataatgctagtcgtgaatttgagttttaaaccttgaattcacgactaacaatatttttagctctgaattcaagttttaaaacttgaattcacgactaacactatttctagttaTAAATTCAAAcgttaaaactcgaattcacaaccaacttaattgtgaattcgtggataatttttaagttttttatgtgaagggtaaaatggtaagtgtggccaatttttaaatttttttatcttagtggacaaatttttatttttactattccaacgtggctattttcaaaatccactcttgtCAAAATGCCCAActcatttataaattatatttttcttatttgatATGTAAATTCTAAAAGAAAAACAAACTACTCAGAAACACAAACAAATTTACATATCAATTAATTCTTAAAGATAAAAATCTTCTCTGTGTAGAAGTCCTCTTTTGCTCTTCTGGCTTCAATCTTATCGCCGCGTTTTTGCCTTGCATCGTACTCTTAAATTGAAATTTCTGAATCCGTTATTGCCAGTGACATAAATAGCATGAATTGACTTTGATAAGGCACTACTCCAATCAAAACGACGATGTTTTAGTTATGAAAAATTATGCCACTGAGTTGCAACACCAActtcaatttttttgaaaaaatcaatcgttataaaataataatatttgttaagtttatgtatttttgtacCAATTTTGAAATTAGCTGCAAAATTAAAAAGCAcccaaaattggtgtattttatTAACACTAATAACCCTTCGTAGAAAAAGAACTTTTCCTATTTCATATAAACTATCATCAGCCTTCATCTTCTCCATCAAATTTCTTCCATCTTCACGAAACATAAATTGCATGAATATAAGCTTATTAAActtgcaatttttttattacggCCACTGCGAATGTAGAAAATAGCTTTTTATGCCatgaaaatagtgaaaaattcTCTGAAAtcgaataaaatattttattatataatattataaaaaattgtttttttgtTGTTCTACACCTCCCCCTTATCCTTGGGGCGTGACTCcgccaatatatatattagcaaTCACAAGTCATaagtcattattattatttctaaagtatctctctctctctctctctgcataaATTAAGATGGGCGATCATCAAATATTCTTAGCAGACATGGAAAATTACAAACAGTCTTTCTCTTTAGCTGATATCGAATCGAGTAGCTATTCTCCAATAAATCCAATTTATCAACACTCTTCTTCAAGCCTCATTTCACTTCCCTTTCACAATCAATATTTACCACAATCATTCAACAATATTGATCATGCACACACCAAGAGGAAATCAACTACTTCGCCTCAGCTTTCTGATAATGGAACAAGCAGCAAAAATGTaagatttttatatataatttgaatGTTTGAACTTGTGTGTTTAGCAGATAAGTTGATTAatgatgtgtgtgtgtatgtaaaCAGAGTGTAGAGAGAGGGAAGAAATTGAAACGCGAAGAGACGAAAGAGGGGAAGACAGCGGAAGTTGTTCATGTTAGAGCTAAGAGAGGCCAAGCAACTCATAGTCACAGTTTAGCAGAGAGAgtgagtgttttttttttcttttttggaagaTTGTGATTTcatattaatgtattttttcctaaatgaaagaaaattcGATTCTAggatataattttttgttttttgatagttgaatatgtgattattttctatgtattaATTAGGTAAGAAGAGAGAAAATCAATGAGAGGCTAAGATGCTTACAAGACATTGTACCAGGATGCTACAAAGTcagtactctctctctctatatatatatattgtatgtaTTTTAGATTGTGATTTGATAATAGTTGCATGCATAATCAAATGAAACAGAGCATGGGAATGGCAGTGATGTTGGATGAGATCATAAATTATGTGCAGTCCTTGCAAAATCAAGTAGAGGTAATTAAGTTATTATCTGCAAATTCATCATGAACTAACAATAATTATCTACAATTCTTatttccaattaattaattatttgacttGATATAAACATTTACATGTTCTCTCTTTTAAATCCAGTTTCTTTCCATGAAGCTCACGGCGGCGAGTGCGTTTCACGACTTCAACTCCGACGAAGATGCCTTGGAGATAATGCAGGTGACTTCTGTAACCTCAAATAACCAAACTTaccttttttatttaatttgtattcCATGCAAAattgatgaattaattaagtatttcgATTTCTTATAAAACTAATTGATGTTTCATAATAAGAGATAACTAATATAAGTTGTGGGATGTTTTGATATTGATGCAGAGAGCAAAGTTACATAATGGAGTCAGCTCTGAACCTCCTTCTGCACAGTTTGCTCC
The genomic region above belongs to Salvia miltiorrhiza cultivar Shanhuang (shh) chromosome 5, IMPLAD_Smil_shh, whole genome shotgun sequence and contains:
- the LOC130986829 gene encoding transcription factor BEE 1-like isoform X2: MGDHQIFLADMENYKQSFSLADIESSSYSPINPIYQHSSSSLISLPFHNQYLPQSFNNIDHAHTKRKSTTSPQLSDNGTSSKNSVERGKKLKREETKEGKTAEVVHVRAKRGQATHSHSLAERVRREKINERLRCLQDIVPGCYKSMGMAVMLDEIINYVQSLQNQVELTAASAFHDFNSDEDALEIMQRAKLHNGVSSEPPSAQFAPIGFNFEYCPQFPHNT
- the LOC130986829 gene encoding transcription factor BEE 1-like isoform X1; translation: MGDHQIFLADMENYKQSFSLADIESSSYSPINPIYQHSSSSLISLPFHNQYLPQSFNNIDHAHTKRKSTTSPQLSDNGTSSKNSVERGKKLKREETKEGKTAEVVHVRAKRGQATHSHSLAERVRREKINERLRCLQDIVPGCYKSMGMAVMLDEIINYVQSLQNQVEFLSMKLTAASAFHDFNSDEDALEIMQRAKLHNGVSSEPPSAQFAPIGFNFEYCPQFPHNT